The proteins below are encoded in one region of Salmo salar chromosome ssa02, Ssal_v3.1, whole genome shotgun sequence:
- the LOC106590876 gene encoding protein FAM83F, with product MAESQLTCMEDGHIKENVPESKPEFYYSEEQRAAVEQLLKNGDGAFKLRLKEDKVKDFLSARDIKTIRNTFKEYDTEDEEKSGELKAKPNDSKADSGHHSTYWPQMSDTEVPPLDLGWPNGGLFKGVTRVAVHTHPPKENGPHIKEVIRRLIQEATKVLAIVMDLLTDIQILQDLLDAASRRSVAVYILLDVSGVPHFLDMCCRLQVGAQHLRNIRTRTVQGTGLGLSFGRLLGSLCSKYMLVDGDKVMFGSYSFSWSSSRMDRNMITVMTGQVVDFFDRDFCELYAISEKLDLYKEFNLSPPPKMAAAARLKVEPVKPQIRAATSRFQVSLGHSRRGDLQVPAHKYHNPKYSLVYGNSVPGLMGSLQDLPGIEKTAITAGPEGLMQVNSEWLDQLTPLPPDDGKIGVKKNNSILEKKSRSSFKKLFKGKSTANQSVVTGGDSPATSPISSPTSLGTNSMEEMNNLEVMVKQPMKSKKSKMSLKSASQQTVNTQDNDSVKSRRPSTKNKCSPS from the exons ATGGCCGAGTCCCAGCTAACATGCATGGAGGACGGCCACATCAAAGAGAACGTCCCGGAGTCCAAACCGGAGTTTTACTACAGCGAAGAACAACGCGCGGCGGTTGAACAACTGCTCAAAAACGGTGACGGCGCGTTCAAACTGCGACTGAAAGAGGACAAAGTGAAAGACTTTCTCTCGGCTCGTGATATTAAAACGATAAGGAACACTTTCAAAGAATATGACACTGAAGATGAAGAGAAGTCCGGAGAATTAAAGGCGAAACCCAACGATTCCAAAGCGGACTCGGGGCACCATTCGACGTACTGGCCGCAGATGTCGGATACAGAGGTGCCGCCGTTGGATCTCGGTTGGCCCAACGGGGGTTTGTTCAAGGGGGTCACACGCGTGGCAGTTCACACGCACCCGCCAAAAGAGAACGGACCGCACATCAAGGAGGTCATTCGTAGGCTGATCCAAGAAGCTACCAAG GTGTTAGCTATAGTCATGGACCTGCTGACAGACATCCAGATACTGCAGGACCTGCTGGACGCAGCGTCGCGGCGCTCCGTGGCCGTCTACATCCTATTGGATGTCAGCGGGGTTCCACACTTCCTGGATATGTGCTGCAGGCTGCAGGTCGGAGCTCAGCACCTGCGG aacatcaggacTCGTACAGTTCAGGGTACAGGGTTGGGTCTGTCCTTCGGTCGACTCCTTGGTTCTTTGTGTAGTAAATACATGCTGGTGGATGGGGACAAAGTCATGTTCGGCTCCTACAG CTTCTCATGGAGTTCGTCTCGGATGGACCGCAACATGATCACGGTCATGACTGGCCAGGTGGTCGACTTCTTCGACCGCGACTTCTGCGAGCTCTACGCCATCTCCGAAAAACTGGACCTCTACAAGGAGTTCAACCTCAGCCCACCTCCCAAAATGGCCGCCGCCGCGCGGCTCAAGGTGGAGCCCGTAAAACCCCAGATACGAGCCGCCACATCCAGATTCCAGGTTAGTCTAGGCCACTCGCGTAGAGGTGATCTCCAGGTGCCTGCACATAAATACCACAACCCCAAATACTCTTTGGTGTACGGGAATAGTGTTCCTGGACTGATGGGGTCCTTGCAGGATCTACCAGGCATAGAAAAGACAGCTATAACTGCGGGTCCTGAGGGACTAATGCAGGTGAACAGCGAGTGGTTGGATCAACTCACCCCGCTACCACCCGACGACGGGAAGATAGGGGTGAAAAAAAACAACAGCATTTTGGAGAAGAAATCCCGCTCTTCTTTTAAGAAACTCTTCAAGGGGAAATCGACAGCCAATCAGAGCGTGGTCACCGGGGGTGATAGCCCGGCAACCAGTCCAATCTCCTCCCCCACATCGTTGGGAACCAATAGTATGGAGGAGATGAATAACCTTGAAGTTATGGTGAAACAACCAATGAAGAGTAAGAAGTCTAAAATGAGCCTGAAGAGTGCTTCTCAACAGACTGTCAACACACAAGACAATGACA GCGTGAAGAGCCGTAGGCCATCAACAAAGAACAAATGTAGTCCATCCTGA